GCTACTTTAAGAAATACAGATACCTTACAGACAATTCATGAGTAATTTAGTAACTATAAACAATTTATCCCTTGCTATTAGAAAACAAGTTATTCTCAATAACATCAACCTTCAATTGAAAAAGGGAGAATGCCTGACAATTGTTGGTGCGAGCGGATCAGGGAAGTCTTCATTAGCTCTGGCTATTTTAGGATTAATGCGACCAAATCAAGGAACGATTACCTTTCATGTTGATCCTAAAACACCAAAAGCAAAAACAGTACAGATTGTCTGGCAAGACGTGCACTCAAGTTTAAATCCTACTATGAGTATCGAAGATCTCATTTCAGAGCCCCTGCATATCATAGGCACCTACTCTAAAGAAAAACAAAAAGAAAAAATCCAACGTGTTTTACAACTCGTTAATCTACCGCTATCCGTACTACGCTTAAAACCTCATAAGCTTAGCGGGGGACAAAAACAACGTGTAGCCATTGCAAAAGCTTTAGTATGTGAACCTGATCTCCTTATTTGCGACGAACCTATATCAGCCCTTGACACTCTTAATCAATCACTCATCCTAGAGCTTTTCCAAACAATAAAACAGGAATGTGAAAGCACTCTACTCTTCATTACACATGACATGTCAGCAGCTTATTATATTGCCGATACGATTGCTGTCCTGGACAAAGGATCTCTTGTAGAATATGGTCCTAGAGAAAAAATCTTCCTAGATCCTAAACATAAAAAAACCCAAGAGCTTCTTGATGCTATTCCGCTATTTTCTCTAGAAGATACCGAATGTTATCCCACCTATACACCTCAAGAGAAAGTACTTGTTTAAACTAAACAAAAAAAAATTAGACCTGAAGTGAACACCTAAAGTTCTTTGTAGTATGTGAAGAGTTATGTATACTGCGATGCATACTCATCTCACGATTTGTCTAAAACTGCGTGATTGTGAAACAACAATTACAAAGATAAAATAAGTCATATACACCGCCTAGAGAATTGTCTCTCAATAACATAGGAAAATCATTGTTGAGCGCTTTAGGCGTGATGTGTAAATCGTTGACAGGAAGAAGTTGAGCATGCTACGAATCAAACTAATAGCCCTTGAAATGGAGCGTCATTGACGATGGAAATTTCTCACATCTTGGAAGACCTCGCTTACGATGAGGGAATACTTCCCAGAGAAGCTATAGAAGCTGCTATCGTCAAACATACGCAAATCACTCCTTATCTGCTTCAAATTCTTGAAGACGCTACGGAGCGTGTACCAGAATTAATCAACGATGGTAGCTA
The Chlamydia caviae GPIC genome window above contains:
- a CDS encoding ABC transporter ATP-binding protein, whose product is MSNLVTINNLSLAIRKQVILNNINLQLKKGECLTIVGASGSGKSSLALAILGLMRPNQGTITFHVDPKTPKAKTVQIVWQDVHSSLNPTMSIEDLISEPLHIIGTYSKEKQKEKIQRVLQLVNLPLSVLRLKPHKLSGGQKQRVAIAKALVCEPDLLICDEPISALDTLNQSLILELFQTIKQECESTLLFITHDMSAAYYIADTIAVLDKGSLVEYGPREKIFLDPKHKKTQELLDAIPLFSLEDTECYPTYTPQEKVLV